The Chaetodon auriga isolate fChaAug3 chromosome 2, fChaAug3.hap1, whole genome shotgun sequence genome segment TGCTTTCTATACTCATGGGGGCCATGTCAGTTTATTTAtaagcagaaaataaaataaatacaatatgcTGGAAATTAAGaataattgaaaatgtgcaaTGTCAAATACtgaagttatttatttattactttttatttatttctaaccattttcattTGCATCGTTTATCTTTTGCTTCTGTCGCCTTGGCGTTTGTCAAACTCAGGTATTTCTTaggcaaataaaacaaaacaaaactacattTGTCGCTTTTTACTGCGTCATAAAGAGGCGACGGGTGTCTAACCAGGAAGTGCCTTCTAATCACTATTTCGCCCTCAGAGCTGGTGGAAGTTAATAGTAGCATCAACACAATGCTAAATGACAGTGAACTTGCAACGTTGCGGAATAGATTTAAGCGAGATGCAGAGTTTCTCATGCAAACAACGACTTCGGGTGACGAGGATGAGAAGGGTAAGCTTCAGAAACATCATGGTGGCTAACAGGACTAGCCAGCCTCAACGTTGGTGCTCAGACAGAGCTAGCTAATGGTTAACACTCAAAGTGGAGCTAACGCTACAAACACAGCGGGATATTACATTAGTAAACTTCTAGTTTGGGCACTGACATCCTTACTTTAAATGCCAAACAAGCACAGCCTGCTggctgagcagagcagacatTCTTAGGAAAATAGCTAGCTAACTTTTCTGATTAACTAAATGGCCAGTGTGTAGCCTTCTTACTAAATAGACTTTAGACAACTTATTTTTACTTCATAAAACTATAGCAGAAAGACGTCTACCATGTGGGAGTGTAGGCAGCTTGTACAGTGGACAATTGTCCCACTTTGAGGCCCTCACTGGCACAAATCCAGCAATTCTTGATTGTTTTGACTGTGAGCAAACGCTGTGTCAGCTGAGCAACATAATACAGGGACACTCTACTCCTCCACTGTCCCCAGTCCAAGGGTCGTCTCTGTGCCAGTGTAAGCTGATAACTGTAATACGAGCAACAGACACAACATTTGTTCAGTGATcaccccccttttttttttttttttttattaatggcTGTGTATATTCCAGTTTACATACCATCACTAGTCCTTCTGGCAAGAGGACTGTCTTATATCTTGCGTCCAAGATGGACCACTGGGCACAGCTTTGATTAAAGATGTAGGCCATCTCTTGTTTGGGTCACAGAGTTCACCGTGAACTCTGCACAGAGTTAGACCAGCACGCCGAAGCACTTCAGCAGCCAACAACAGACTGTGACACATTTAATCAACCAGTAAATTATAGAGATTAATAGCTCTCTGAGAAGTAAGATTATCTCGAAGAAAGCTATCAGTTTCACCTCAAAAGCTCCTTAAGGCTGAAAGGTGGGGATTTAGCACATTCTGTGAAGGCAAGACAAATCTCATATTTGGTAGTCAGTCCATATGCCATACTGAAACCCTTTCAGTGCCACTCAGAACGAAGTTTGCTTTAAGTTGTAATTTGGTAGGATTCAATCTGTCACAGCCTGTTTTTACATCTTGAACCCTCACGGGATgaagctttctctctctccttttttttttttgaaagtctTTCTTTTCCATCACCTTTCAGGTCAGGAGGAAAAAGATGCTAAACCTCTCCCTCGCATTAACAGCCACTCCATCTTCTGGATTGTAGCATCTATAGGTGTGACCTACTATGTGGATTTCCTCCGCAACATCATGGAGAACGATGACATTAAAAGGTGACTGAGTTATGAGGTATAGTTTAAATAAGTTTCTTACAGATTGTATTGAATACATTTTCCTCCTTtcaacctgttttttttctttcccagttGGTGGTTCAATGTGGGTCTGGTACTCCTTGGCATCTGCCTGTCTCTGGCCATGTTTTGCATTGTGTACCTGGAATGGTTCAAAGGCATCCAGAACTATGACCACCAGTACCCTGCCATTCCTCCCATCACCACTGCAGCCTTTATTGCTGCATCATGCaggtaaaacaacaaaatcaatcaaCTGCAAACTGTCTTAGCATGCTGTAGCTCTTCCAGTTTAATAAAAATAGATCAACTATAGAACATTGTTGTCTGGCATGTGATGAGAGGTGAGATGATATCAGCTCATTGGAGAAGAttgcagcacagaaatgacagaggGGGTAGTTTATTTCCACCAGAGaaatctgtaaaatgtcccaCAATTTCAGGAATTCTCAACTAAAATACTTGTAAAAGTCTAAAAACAATTGGGATCTTTATCATCACACATTTTTAGCTGT includes the following:
- the tmem128 gene encoding transmembrane protein 128, which gives rise to MLNDSELATLRNRFKRDAEFLMQTTTSGDEDEKGQEEKDAKPLPRINSHSIFWIVASIGVTYYVDFLRNIMENDDIKSWWFNVGLVLLGICLSLAMFCIVYLEWFKGIQNYDHQYPAIPPITTAAFIAASCSFNMALWPVWSFFTPLILFTQFMGVVMFISLLG